In one window of Leptospira hartskeerlii DNA:
- a CDS encoding LIC20153 family lipoprotein, producing the protein MKQKAIWSLLVLLLSASFVDCKKDDGGDLNNLAIISALSGGGDCLVDFPGKAAVGVNRTRVAKDSTGVDVVWGRIPFVNHPIAIVEILGIQNSDSVVFHGVDVVENPNVSGQPTIYEATDCPLAESSIITDGTTKFNISGSDPYTYVSNGTSGSFYFLLYIVGSGTPPAATVDYNDN; encoded by the coding sequence ATGAAACAAAAAGCTATTTGGTCATTATTGGTGCTATTACTCTCGGCTTCTTTCGTTGATTGCAAGAAGGACGATGGCGGCGACCTAAACAATTTGGCAATCATCAGTGCTCTTAGCGGCGGGGGAGACTGCTTGGTGGATTTCCCTGGCAAGGCAGCGGTAGGTGTAAATCGTACGCGTGTTGCGAAAGATTCAACTGGAGTGGATGTTGTCTGGGGGAGAATTCCTTTTGTAAATCATCCAATTGCAATTGTAGAAATCTTAGGTATTCAAAACAGCGATTCTGTAGTATTTCATGGGGTAGATGTTGTGGAGAATCCGAATGTTTCTGGTCAACCTACAATTTACGAAGCTACGGATTGTCCGTTAGCTGAGTCTTCGATTATCACAGATGGTACTACTAAATTCAATATCTCCGGATCAGATCCTTACACTTATGTAAGTAATGGTACTAGCGGATCTTTCTACTTTTTGCTTTACATCGTAGGTTCAGGTACCCCTCCCGCCGCTACCGTAGATTATAACGATAACTAA
- a CDS encoding TetR/AcrR family transcriptional regulator → MSTKEKGVKDRILETAARLFQTQGYGNTGINQIIQESQTAKASFYDYYPSKDLLGKAYIEFYGKEQLVLLKKLQSRSENARDFIQAWTHILRRQTRNSEFAGCPMANTAAQIASASPSISEEVKKLALRTVDLLSIYLKEMQKKGQIPKNADTQSLARKIFASYEGVLQIWKLTGKISALDDLPEMVDAIIKYSGKK, encoded by the coding sequence ATGTCAACCAAAGAAAAAGGGGTAAAAGACAGGATTTTGGAAACTGCTGCCAGGCTTTTCCAAACCCAGGGTTACGGAAACACCGGTATCAACCAGATCATCCAAGAATCGCAAACTGCAAAGGCCAGCTTTTACGACTACTACCCTTCGAAAGATCTATTAGGAAAGGCATATATAGAATTTTACGGGAAAGAACAACTCGTCCTATTAAAAAAATTACAATCCAGGTCGGAGAATGCTCGGGACTTTATCCAAGCATGGACGCATATCCTAAGAAGACAGACCAGAAACAGTGAATTTGCAGGCTGCCCCATGGCAAACACAGCAGCACAAATTGCATCGGCTTCACCTTCCATCTCTGAAGAAGTCAAAAAATTGGCTTTGAGAACAGTGGACCTTCTCTCTATCTATTTGAAAGAAATGCAGAAGAAGGGGCAGATCCCGAAGAATGCGGACACACAGTCTTTGGCCCGAAAAATATTCGCTTCTTACGAAGGTGTATTACAGATCTGGAAACTTACCGGAAAAATTTCCGCGTTAGACGATTTACCCGAGATGGTGGATGCGATCATTAAATATTCAGGGAAGAAGTGA
- a CDS encoding nitroreductase, translated as MSSLSSETESIDISGIASSVEEAIFTRHSIRDYLSKPVEDSVLKELFSKSLRAPSWKNSQPWKVHVVSGSKRDKMAELLQERAKQSETPVPDTIWPTGFPADAKRRMFDLGMKIYGAAGIERKDKEARDKFMLRNFEFFGAPTAVFITTEFELNFYIALDIGCFLNTVMLLARSYGLGTVPQAALSAFPEVVRKELGLAESEKIVCGLSLGYPKPDSTLNKFHTPREEVSDLVKFYT; from the coding sequence ATGTCTTCTTTATCCTCAGAAACCGAATCCATTGATATTTCAGGAATTGCTTCCAGTGTGGAAGAAGCGATCTTTACCCGCCATAGTATCCGGGATTATCTTTCTAAGCCTGTCGAAGATTCCGTCTTAAAGGAATTATTCTCCAAATCTCTTCGCGCCCCGAGTTGGAAAAACAGCCAACCTTGGAAGGTGCATGTGGTGAGCGGCTCTAAGCGGGATAAAATGGCGGAACTCTTGCAAGAAAGAGCGAAACAATCTGAGACACCCGTGCCTGATACGATTTGGCCTACAGGTTTTCCTGCGGATGCGAAACGCAGAATGTTCGATCTTGGTATGAAAATCTATGGTGCGGCGGGTATTGAAAGAAAAGACAAGGAAGCCAGGGATAAGTTTATGTTACGGAACTTCGAATTCTTCGGAGCTCCTACAGCGGTATTTATCACAACAGAATTCGAACTCAATTTTTATATCGCTTTGGACATAGGATGTTTTCTGAATACCGTAATGCTTCTTGCTCGAAGTTATGGACTGGGAACGGTTCCCCAAGCTGCGTTGTCCGCATTTCCGGAAGTGGTCCGAAAAGAATTAGGTCTGGCGGAATCCGAGAAAATAGTCTGTGGTTTAAGTTTGGGTTATCCTAAGCCCGACTCCACATTAAATAAATTTCATACTCCAAGAGAAGAAGTGTCCGATTTAGTAAAATTTTACACATAG
- the kdpF gene encoding K(+)-transporting ATPase subunit F translates to MFPLGGILSYTFLIVLVIALCGYLSFSILKPEKF, encoded by the coding sequence ATGTTTCCGCTGGGAGGAATCTTGTCTTATACATTTTTAATCGTTTTAGTTATCGCATTATGCGGTTATCTCTCCTTCTCCATTTTAAAACCGGAAAAATTTTAG
- the kdpA gene encoding potassium-transporting ATPase subunit KdpA, whose protein sequence is MNGNDSIFFFLYFAVLFLLSPFLGIYIADVLRGEVSKRFAFLSKSESFLYKISGIKEGQNSNWKVYLLDIGIFTLLCLVLVVLGLHFQDIRPGNPEGKSGVAWDLAWNTSVSFVTNTNWQAYSGEVSLSYLSQMLLLGVQNFVSAGVGIAVLAAMARGMISKPGEYPSGIGNFYIDLTRSILYILLPISILVALVLVSQGVVMDFSKYVDTIGLGGHSVKIPLGPAASQIAIKQLGTNGGGFFGVNSAHPFENPTVFSSWLQCILILLLPGALPFAYGRWVGSWKAGLSIFFGMTLLFVLSLSISLWSEGDFVGNWEGKETRFGVAQSVLWGMATTAASNGSVNAMHDSFSPLAGGLAVWNILLGEVVFGGVGVGLIGMLFYVVLTVFIAGLMVGRTPEYLGKKIEAKEVKLALVGVLVPGLCILLFTAFSLLYESALSSRTNLGPHGLTEILYAFASASGNNGSAFGGLNANTPFYNLALSFCMLVGRFAVIVPALGLSGALLGKKVAPKGEGTFSTESPLFVLLLLSVIFLVGALTFLPVLVLGPGSEHILLHSGSKF, encoded by the coding sequence ATGAACGGAAACGACTCGATCTTCTTTTTTTTGTATTTTGCGGTTTTATTTCTTCTCTCTCCCTTTTTAGGAATTTATATAGCGGACGTTCTCAGGGGAGAAGTTTCCAAACGATTTGCCTTTCTTTCCAAATCCGAATCATTCCTATATAAGATTTCCGGAATAAAGGAAGGTCAAAATTCCAATTGGAAAGTTTACCTACTTGATATTGGGATTTTTACACTTTTATGTTTAGTCCTGGTTGTATTAGGGCTTCATTTTCAGGACATACGTCCTGGAAATCCGGAAGGTAAGTCCGGGGTTGCTTGGGATCTGGCTTGGAATACTTCCGTCAGTTTTGTGACGAATACCAATTGGCAGGCGTATTCCGGAGAAGTTTCTCTCTCTTACTTAAGCCAAATGCTACTTTTAGGAGTGCAAAATTTTGTAAGCGCAGGGGTCGGGATCGCGGTACTTGCGGCTATGGCAAGAGGAATGATCTCTAAGCCGGGCGAATACCCATCCGGGATCGGTAACTTCTATATCGATCTAACCAGAAGTATATTATATATTCTTTTACCAATTTCTATCTTAGTCGCTTTGGTTTTGGTTTCCCAAGGTGTGGTAATGGATTTTTCCAAGTATGTAGACACAATCGGCCTTGGAGGTCATTCAGTTAAAATACCTCTCGGGCCGGCCGCCTCTCAAATTGCGATCAAACAATTGGGAACGAATGGGGGCGGTTTTTTTGGAGTAAACTCCGCTCATCCCTTTGAGAATCCCACGGTTTTTTCCAGTTGGTTACAATGTATTTTGATCTTACTTCTTCCGGGAGCATTACCTTTTGCTTATGGAAGATGGGTGGGTTCCTGGAAAGCAGGTCTTTCTATTTTTTTCGGAATGACCCTTCTTTTTGTCTTAAGTCTTTCCATATCTCTTTGGTCGGAAGGTGACTTTGTAGGGAACTGGGAAGGTAAGGAGACAAGATTCGGAGTAGCACAAAGCGTTCTTTGGGGAATGGCGACCACAGCAGCGTCTAACGGTTCAGTGAATGCGATGCACGATAGCTTTTCTCCTCTTGCAGGAGGATTAGCGGTTTGGAATATTCTTCTGGGCGAAGTTGTATTTGGCGGTGTAGGAGTCGGACTTATAGGAATGTTATTTTATGTTGTCCTCACGGTATTTATCGCAGGACTAATGGTGGGAAGGACTCCTGAATATTTAGGAAAAAAGATAGAAGCAAAGGAAGTAAAACTTGCACTTGTTGGAGTTTTGGTACCTGGGCTTTGTATTTTACTATTCACCGCATTCTCACTTCTTTATGAATCTGCTCTTTCCTCTAGAACAAATTTGGGGCCTCATGGTTTAACTGAAATTTTATACGCATTTGCTTCCGCATCCGGAAATAACGGGTCTGCATTCGGAGGTTTGAATGCGAATACTCCGTTTTATAATCTAGCTCTTTCTTTTTGTATGTTGGTGGGAAGATTTGCTGTGATCGTTCCTGCTTTAGGACTGAGCGGAGCTTTATTGGGCAAAAAGGTAGCTCCAAAGGGAGAAGGTACGTTTTCCACGGAAAGTCCTTTGTTTGTGCTACTTCTTCTTTCCGTGATCTTTTTGGTAGGAGCTCTAACATTCCTGCCCGTTTTGGTTTTGGGACCAGGAAGTGAGCATATACTTCTGCATTCCGGTTCGAAGTTTTAA
- the kdpB gene encoding potassium-transporting ATPase subunit KdpB, whose translation MKNKNTSFFQDPKSLLKAILDSFVKLDPRVQWKNPVMFIVYIGAILSSYDVIFHPVNLSFGLQISIWLWATVLFANFAEALAEGRGKAKAESLKKNRKESKANKLSGSSVIIVPSSELRTGDKVVCQAGDQIPGDGEVIEGIASVDESAITGESAPVIRESGGDRSAVTGGTKVLSDKIIVQITTDPGKTFIDKMISLVEGASRQKTPNEIALSILLSALSLVFLVAITSLVPAVFYSQKEGGGNLGLSGSFPALVGLLVCLIPTTIGGLLSAIGISGMDRLMRRNVIAKSGRAIEAAGDIDVLLLDKTGTITLGNRMATRFVPAPGISEKNLADAAQLASLSDETPEGRSIVVLAKEKFDLRGRNLSELGGQFVPFTAKSKMSGVDFDPDLGGKVRPPIRKGASESVRNYITGLGGEYPKEISDIVDEIAREGGTPLVVSEGREILGVIHLKDIVKGGIKERFARLRQMGIRTVMITGDNPLTAAAIAAEAGVDDFIAEATPETKLKRIREEQSGGKLVAMIGDGTNDAPALAQADVGVAMNTGTQTAREAGNMIDLDSNPTKLIEIVEIGKQLLMTRGSLTTFSIANDVSKYFVILPAMFAGLFPIGGIGALSILNILGFASPESAVLSAVIFNALILVFLVPLALKGVSYRPAGADSVLARNVFIYGFGGLILPFFGIKGIDLILSFTKGVFA comes from the coding sequence ATGAAAAACAAAAATACTTCTTTTTTTCAAGATCCAAAGTCCTTGCTAAAGGCGATCTTGGATTCTTTCGTAAAATTAGATCCAAGGGTTCAATGGAAAAACCCTGTCATGTTCATAGTTTATATAGGAGCAATATTAAGTTCTTATGATGTGATCTTTCATCCCGTTAATCTAAGTTTCGGTCTACAGATCTCTATCTGGTTATGGGCAACGGTGCTATTTGCGAATTTTGCGGAAGCGTTGGCTGAGGGTAGGGGAAAAGCAAAAGCAGAGTCCTTGAAAAAGAATAGAAAAGAATCCAAGGCAAACAAATTAAGCGGTAGTTCCGTTATTATAGTTCCTTCTTCCGAACTCCGCACAGGAGACAAGGTAGTTTGCCAAGCAGGAGATCAAATCCCGGGTGACGGTGAGGTGATAGAAGGTATCGCTTCAGTGGATGAGTCCGCGATTACGGGAGAGTCTGCCCCTGTAATCCGAGAGTCAGGAGGGGATAGATCCGCTGTTACCGGAGGCACCAAAGTTTTAAGTGATAAAATTATAGTGCAGATCACAACCGATCCTGGAAAGACTTTTATAGATAAGATGATCTCTCTTGTAGAAGGAGCTTCCAGGCAGAAGACACCGAATGAGATTGCACTCTCCATTCTTCTCTCCGCTTTGTCTTTGGTGTTCTTGGTAGCGATCACATCTCTTGTGCCTGCTGTATTCTATAGTCAAAAAGAAGGCGGAGGAAATTTAGGACTCTCAGGTTCTTTTCCCGCGTTAGTTGGTCTTTTGGTATGTTTGATCCCAACTACGATAGGTGGATTATTGTCTGCGATCGGGATCAGCGGCATGGATAGGCTCATGAGAAGGAACGTAATCGCCAAATCAGGAAGAGCCATCGAAGCAGCGGGAGATATAGACGTTCTACTCTTAGATAAAACAGGAACGATCACTTTGGGAAATAGAATGGCGACCAGATTTGTTCCTGCCCCTGGAATTTCTGAAAAGAACTTAGCGGATGCAGCACAGCTTGCATCTCTTTCCGACGAAACACCCGAAGGAAGATCCATTGTAGTATTAGCGAAAGAAAAATTCGATTTAAGAGGAAGGAATCTATCCGAGTTAGGAGGACAATTTGTTCCTTTCACCGCTAAAAGCAAAATGAGTGGTGTGGATTTCGATCCTGACTTGGGAGGAAAAGTCAGGCCTCCAATCCGAAAGGGTGCTTCCGAATCCGTTCGAAATTATATTACGGGCTTAGGGGGAGAATACCCAAAAGAAATTTCAGATATAGTAGATGAGATCGCAAGAGAAGGTGGAACCCCTTTAGTTGTCTCAGAAGGTAGAGAAATTTTAGGAGTCATTCATTTAAAAGACATCGTAAAAGGTGGGATCAAAGAAAGATTTGCAAGGCTCAGACAAATGGGGATCAGAACTGTGATGATCACAGGTGATAATCCTTTAACTGCTGCAGCAATCGCGGCAGAAGCAGGAGTGGATGATTTTATCGCAGAAGCAACTCCTGAAACAAAACTGAAACGTATCCGTGAGGAACAATCCGGTGGAAAACTCGTGGCGATGATCGGCGACGGTACAAACGATGCGCCGGCTTTAGCGCAAGCAGATGTGGGAGTCGCAATGAATACCGGGACCCAAACAGCGAGAGAAGCCGGGAATATGATCGATTTGGATAGTAATCCTACCAAGCTTATCGAGATTGTAGAGATCGGAAAACAACTTCTGATGACAAGGGGATCTTTGACTACCTTCAGCATAGCAAACGATGTATCTAAATATTTTGTGATCCTACCTGCAATGTTTGCGGGGTTATTTCCTATAGGCGGAATAGGTGCTTTATCTATTTTGAATATTCTTGGTTTTGCAAGTCCCGAATCAGCGGTTTTAAGTGCAGTGATCTTTAATGCTCTTATCCTTGTGTTTTTAGTTCCACTTGCGCTAAAAGGTGTGAGTTACAGACCTGCAGGTGCGGATTCTGTCTTAGCGCGAAATGTATTTATTTACGGATTTGGAGGACTTATCCTTCCGTTTTTCGGGATCAAAGGAATAGATCTGATCTTAAGTTTTACCAAGGGGGTATTCGCATGA
- the kdpC gene encoding potassium-transporting ATPase subunit KdpC produces MIRAVLQLGFWTFVCGVCYPAIVYGFAKFAFPRESSGSLIEVDGKLIGSALLAQSFDHPEYFHSRPSAIGYDPSSSGASNLGPTNAQLSKKVEERKQYWIARGGAEPVPSELLFSSGSGLDPHLSPEAVKYQVPLIAKTKRISEEKLTRLVEETIESPEWGLFGSSKINILKLNLKLRSVYLE; encoded by the coding sequence ATGATACGAGCAGTTTTACAATTAGGATTTTGGACTTTTGTATGCGGGGTCTGCTATCCTGCAATCGTATACGGGTTTGCTAAATTTGCTTTTCCAAGAGAGAGTTCAGGTTCCTTGATTGAGGTAGATGGAAAGTTAATCGGTTCCGCGTTACTTGCTCAGTCTTTCGATCATCCGGAGTATTTTCATTCCAGACCTTCTGCAATCGGGTATGATCCCTCTTCTTCCGGAGCTTCTAACCTTGGACCAACGAATGCCCAACTTTCTAAAAAGGTAGAAGAGAGAAAACAGTATTGGATTGCGAGAGGAGGAGCTGAGCCAGTGCCTTCGGAACTTTTGTTTTCTTCCGGAAGCGGCTTGGATCCTCATTTAAGTCCTGAGGCTGTGAAATATCAAGTTCCATTGATCGCGAAAACAAAGAGAATTTCAGAAGAAAAGCTAACTCGATTGGTCGAAGAGACTATAGAATCTCCTGAATGGGGATTATTCGGTTCTTCCAAGATCAATATTCTGAAATTAAACCTGAAATTGAGATCCGTTTACTTAGAATAG
- a CDS encoding sensor histidine kinase, translating into MRPAEENRPDPDELLSRIGGEEAKTRGKLKIFFGMAAGVGKTFEMLRDAQKARSEGIDVWIGYLETHNRKETEAQAEGLSVIPRKRSRYKSVDLEEMDLDAILEKKPDLVLVDELAHTNVPGSRHPKRYQDVLEILDQGINVYSTLNVQHLESRAGIVEEISGAPVSERVPDSILEIADEVELIDLVPDDLIKRLKEGKVYPSDKVPQALHSFFKVPNLTALRELSLNFTSKLVDRELSRLEPTKDSKLSDKILVAVSSSPQAANLIRYAKRIAFGLKCPWVAVHVDDGNSLSLDQKALLRENLGLARELGAEILNFSDRDPVLGIIRAINRTKATHVVIGRSGRSKISRILRGGSFVDKLSEQTGDFQILLAPTEILKESPKIHFGFFTKGTRSKPIQYFLSFLALLGITSFNLLFNIFAGYWSIGLVYLFFIMFVALFAGRGPVLVTASLSAIFWNFLFIPPKFTFYIEKVEDWMMFGTYFVLALVLGALTTRLRDREEALQTGEEALSGLYRLSVTLSKTHSLDEIASVAVETIGDTFQSSVLILLADQDSLLSRTPHPKSGFKPDMKESALAAWTFQNRKPSGKDTDTVPMSKGLYLPLLTPGGCFGVVGLDREHKESLELEEETLLFSMLNQIALALERIQLLGIRANAKMVEESEKFYSALFNSVSHDFRTPLTVIRASLDLLEAGNGKNEKEKSDLFSEIRIAYKKLDRLVGDLLDMSRLESGRLKLDLQWEDPVDLVTETIRIAEYEKGEHTLLVQSDESMPLVRMDRRLMIQVLIHLLQNAFLHTEKNSTVLVRASVPKDHLLLTVEDNGPGIPLGQEDKIFEKFTKVSSSMQGTGLGLSICKGLVEAQGGKIWAENRQEGGARFLIRLPVLTFPPLEDPIV; encoded by the coding sequence GTGAGACCTGCAGAAGAAAATAGACCTGATCCGGACGAGTTACTCTCTCGGATCGGAGGAGAAGAGGCTAAAACCAGAGGAAAGTTGAAAATTTTCTTCGGCATGGCCGCAGGAGTAGGTAAAACTTTCGAGATGCTCCGAGACGCTCAAAAAGCGAGATCGGAAGGAATAGATGTTTGGATCGGTTATTTAGAGACTCATAATAGAAAAGAAACGGAAGCACAAGCAGAAGGTCTTTCCGTCATTCCGAGAAAAAGATCCAGATACAAGTCGGTGGATCTGGAAGAGATGGATTTGGATGCTATTTTGGAAAAAAAACCGGATCTGGTGTTGGTGGATGAGCTAGCTCATACGAATGTTCCCGGTTCCAGGCATCCTAAAAGATACCAAGACGTTTTGGAAATTTTGGACCAAGGGATAAATGTTTATTCAACTTTGAATGTGCAACATTTAGAAAGTAGAGCGGGTATCGTGGAGGAAATTTCGGGTGCTCCTGTCTCAGAAAGGGTTCCGGACTCTATTTTAGAAATAGCTGATGAAGTGGAATTGATCGATCTAGTTCCGGACGATCTGATCAAACGTTTGAAAGAAGGTAAGGTATATCCTTCGGATAAAGTACCTCAAGCTCTCCATTCTTTTTTTAAGGTCCCGAATTTGACAGCTCTTAGGGAGCTTTCTTTAAATTTTACTTCAAAACTGGTGGACCGAGAGCTTTCTAGATTAGAGCCGACCAAGGATTCTAAACTTTCTGATAAAATTCTGGTGGCGGTATCATCTTCTCCCCAAGCCGCCAATTTGATACGTTATGCGAAACGTATTGCATTCGGGTTAAAATGCCCTTGGGTCGCAGTGCATGTTGACGATGGAAATTCGTTGTCTTTAGACCAGAAAGCGCTATTACGAGAAAACTTAGGTCTTGCTAGAGAGTTAGGGGCTGAGATCCTGAACTTTTCGGATAGGGATCCGGTTTTAGGTATTATAAGAGCGATCAATCGTACTAAGGCAACTCATGTTGTCATTGGAAGAAGTGGTAGAAGTAAAATTTCCAGGATTTTGAGAGGAGGTTCCTTTGTAGATAAATTGAGTGAACAAACTGGGGATTTTCAGATACTTCTCGCCCCGACGGAAATTCTGAAAGAAAGTCCTAAGATCCACTTCGGTTTTTTTACTAAAGGGACCAGATCCAAACCCATTCAGTATTTTCTTTCCTTTTTGGCGTTACTCGGCATCACTTCCTTTAATCTTTTATTCAATATTTTTGCCGGTTATTGGTCTATAGGACTAGTATATCTGTTTTTTATAATGTTTGTGGCTCTGTTTGCGGGTAGGGGACCCGTTTTAGTCACGGCTTCCTTAAGCGCTATCTTTTGGAACTTTCTATTCATTCCTCCTAAATTTACATTCTATATTGAAAAAGTAGAAGACTGGATGATGTTCGGTACCTACTTCGTGTTGGCCTTGGTTTTAGGAGCGCTCACTACGAGATTAAGAGATAGAGAAGAAGCATTACAAACCGGAGAAGAAGCACTTTCCGGTCTATATAGACTTTCAGTTACATTATCTAAAACTCATAGTTTGGATGAAATTGCTTCCGTAGCGGTAGAAACGATTGGAGATACATTTCAATCTTCCGTCTTAATCTTACTTGCGGATCAAGACTCTTTGCTTTCTCGCACTCCCCATCCTAAAAGTGGTTTCAAACCGGATATGAAAGAATCTGCCCTCGCAGCTTGGACATTCCAAAATAGAAAACCTTCCGGAAAAGATACGGATACCGTTCCGATGTCTAAAGGGTTATATCTTCCGTTACTTACTCCAGGTGGATGTTTTGGAGTGGTCGGATTGGATCGAGAGCATAAGGAAAGTTTGGAATTGGAGGAAGAGACACTTCTATTTTCTATGCTGAACCAAATTGCTTTGGCATTAGAGCGGATACAATTACTTGGAATTCGTGCAAACGCTAAGATGGTAGAAGAATCTGAAAAATTTTATTCCGCATTGTTCAATTCAGTTAGCCATGATTTTAGGACCCCTCTGACCGTGATCAGAGCTTCTTTGGATCTATTGGAAGCAGGAAATGGAAAAAACGAAAAAGAGAAATCCGACTTATTCTCAGAGATCCGAATTGCTTATAAAAAGTTAGATCGATTGGTTGGAGATCTTTTGGATATGTCTAGACTGGAATCCGGAAGATTGAAGTTGGACCTCCAATGGGAAGATCCTGTAGACTTGGTAACTGAAACGATACGGATCGCAGAATATGAGAAAGGAGAACATACTTTGTTAGTCCAATCTGATGAAAGTATGCCTCTTGTTCGAATGGACAGAAGATTGATGATCCAAGTATTGATCCATCTTTTGCAAAATGCATTTTTACATACGGAAAAGAATAGTACTGTTCTCGTGAGAGCAAGTGTGCCTAAGGACCATCTTCTATTAACGGTAGAGGATAATGGACCTGGAATTCCTTTGGGGCAAGAAGACAAAATTTTTGAAAAATTCACCAAAGTTTCCTCCTCTATGCAAGGAACAGGTCTCGGACTTTCTATCTGCAAGGGACTTGTAGAAGCTCAAGGTGGAAAGATCTGGGCGGAAAATAGACAAGAAGGAGGAGCGAGGTTTCTTATTCGGCTTCCTGTCCTCACATTCCCTCCTCTGGAGGATCCGATTGTCTAG
- a CDS encoding response regulator yields MIVDDEIQIRRLVRVALEKEGYKVEEAISVDEALSKVYMVRPDSIILDLGLPEKGGEEFLKKIRESGSKIPVLVLSVRDSEKDKIFLLDSGADDYLTKPFGIGELLARIRVLLRHSSPEKTDVKVRIGLLELDFGTRKVLKEGKEVRLTPTEYSFLKLLATYPGKIVTQTQILKELWGPNQMAESGYLRVYVNQIRKKIERDPSNPEILITEPGVGYFLKTDL; encoded by the coding sequence ATGATCGTAGACGATGAGATCCAAATTCGCCGATTGGTCCGAGTGGCTCTTGAAAAAGAAGGATACAAAGTAGAAGAGGCAATCTCAGTAGACGAAGCATTATCAAAAGTTTATATGGTCCGTCCTGATAGTATCATCTTGGATCTGGGTTTACCGGAAAAAGGCGGGGAAGAATTCCTTAAAAAGATCCGAGAGTCCGGTTCTAAAATTCCAGTATTAGTTTTAAGTGTTAGAGATTCCGAGAAAGATAAGATCTTTTTGCTGGATAGCGGGGCGGACGATTATCTTACCAAACCTTTCGGCATTGGAGAATTACTCGCAAGAATTAGAGTGTTATTAAGACATTCTTCTCCTGAAAAAACGGATGTAAAAGTTAGGATCGGGCTTTTGGAATTGGATTTTGGTACGAGAAAAGTCCTGAAAGAAGGAAAGGAAGTCCGACTGACACCTACCGAGTACTCTTTTCTAAAATTGTTGGCGACTTATCCTGGAAAGATAGTGACCCAAACTCAGATCTTAAAAGAACTCTGGGGTCCGAATCAAATGGCGGAATCCGGTTATCTAAGAGTTTACGTGAATCAGATCCGAAAAAAGATAGAAAGAGATCCGAGTAATCCCGAGATTTTAATTACGGAACCGGGAGTAGGTTACTTTCTAAAAACAGATTTATAA